From a single Methanofollis sp. W23 genomic region:
- a CDS encoding type II toxin-antitoxin system MqsA family antitoxin, translating into MIPERCTFCKGTLHEGKTEFIARVGDKIIVIKDVPAYICDRCGEAYYRADVSRKIDAVMRDVHNGRICCRPLAAGEVELTG; encoded by the coding sequence ATGATTCCAGAAAGGTGCACGTTCTGTAAAGGAACCCTGCACGAAGGGAAAACTGAGTTCATCGCGAGGGTCGGAGACAAGATCATCGTCATCAAAGATGTTCCTGCTTACATCTGCGATCGGTGCGGTGAGGCGTATTACCGCGCAGATGTTTCCCGAAAGATCGATGCCGTGATGAGAGATGTCCATAACGGCAGGATCTGCTGCCGTCCGCTCGCGGCAGGCGAGGTCGAACTCACCGGATAA
- a CDS encoding DUF4258 domain-containing protein, with protein sequence MISLVIRSGEVIESYPDDEPCPSRLMLGFIGDRPYHVVLGICTDHLRVITASMPDDEHWTDTRTRRKRE encoded by the coding sequence ATGATCTCTCTGGTGATCAGGAGCGGCGAGGTGATCGAATCATATCCCGACGATGAGCCCTGCCCGTCCCGGCTCATGCTCGGTTTTATAGGGGACCGTCCCTATCACGTAGTACTCGGGATCTGCACAGACCACCTCAGGGTGATCACCGCCTCCATGCCGGATGACGAACACTGGACCGATACACGAACAAGGAGGAAGAGAGAATGA